In the genome of Erpetoichthys calabaricus chromosome 18, fErpCal1.3, whole genome shotgun sequence, the window ATTTGTGCCACAGATACAAGCTGATaatgtaaaattttgcaaaaaaaaaaagtgcatttcttTATGGGGAGAACCATAGGTATGTGGAATAATTTACTCGATGATAATTAGCAAAATGTAAGGGATTGACAAAATTTacgactgaatggcctgtttctaAATGTTCTTAAGCCCTTATGTAGAGCAACACATTTTGAGGCTTTGGCTTAGTGTTTTTGAATATAGTCCCCCTGTTAAAAAGTGTATGTTTGTTATCAAGAAGATATCGCAAATCTGGTACCCCCcaaagtaaataattaataatgtatGAATTTCTTAAGTTGAGACTAGCAGGCAGCAGGATAGAGGAAAAGTAGACTCCAGTTACTTAGTCGAATTTATGAAGTTTTATTCTTTATACATTCAATCAGACCTAAGCCAATTGGTTGTACAGTTCATCCTTCAATGATTTGTGTGATGTACTACACTGCACAGGGTATTAGCCAATGTTTTGTTGAAAAATTGTAAAGGTCTAACGGAAGATATTGAGCTGCTACTGACTGCGTCCCCTATCTATGTTATAGTTCCCTTTCAGAGTTTTGAGGGATAACTTGAtgataataatacactttatttatatagtgtctttcccatgctcagggcaCTTCAGAGTCACAGAAAGAAGAGCAGGGTATATGCAACATTAGATACAAATTTTCTATATAGAACACTAGAACAGACAGGATATTCAAagcaataaatagaataaataaaataaaataaatcagagtaaaatactaaaagaacaaataacatagagatataacacacacacgcacacacatattaTCCTGAGCAtttggacagagaggtaaactaaaAAGTGccaatgttaggttaagttagacaccttcctgaacagatgagttttaagttgtttttttaaaagaatgaattgagtcagctgatctcgttaattttgggaggtcattccacagagTGGGTGTTACATTGGTGAAGGCCCGGTCACCCAAAGAGTGCAGGTAAGTGTGGAGCACAAACAAGatttaccagaatcagaggacattAGTAGGCAAACTGGAGCAgagcgatggagaaggtcactgatgtagtccagtgtaAGGCCATTtaaagtgttgtagtttattaatagaattttatattcaatcctgtaagacacaggaagccagtgaaggcgaagtaggatgggtgttatgtgctatctgttgctggttcgtgtaaggattctctcagcagagttttgaatcgactggagctgtgatataagataagaaggggcacctgccagaaGGGAGtcacaataatcaatgcgggatgtgataaaagcatggacaagtttctcagtattagaaaaggagaggaatgagtgaacactgCTTATTTTactgaggtgaaagtaagaaggtttcttaatgtggtttatgtgggtggaataagaaagggaggaatcaaaaatgacaccaaaattccTTACATTTGAAGGAGGTGTGATGAGATCAcagtcaagagtgactgaaaagttaagttgcactttagtgccaatttgccggagttcagttttgttgcaatttaattttaaagaattctgcTCCATACAGGTTTGAATtttactgaggcaagttgtgagctgagaaagctctgatgaagtttcacttttaacagtgaaatgcaGTATCATTTGCATAAAagtgataacccagtccaaagctacaaatatgGCCAGGAGGAAGCATATGCATAGATAtagaagagggccaaggacagagctgctaggaactccttgtgtgactggcactgagctggatctgctgtttccAAGACTGATCTAAGTGGTTTGAAACCCATGCCCCAACACATAATATGTGTACAGGATATGTGCCATATAATAAATAGACTGGCAGCAGAATTGCTTTTGTGCCTATTGCTATGTACAGTAATTTAGACTCCCTCTGTCTGCTGCactgtacagttaaaaaaaaaaaaaaaaaaaaaaaaaaaaagaggataaTTAGGTAAATCGGTTAACATGAATCTGGGAAGTAAGTACTGTTATCCTGTCTGACGTGACCTAAAGGCTAATTAATACTCTCTGTTGAGCCTACACAGTGGTCTGTGTTGCACTGAAAGTTAGTTGGTGGTGTttgcaacacacacacagaaaaacaaatgatCCATTAAAGTGCAGGATATTTTTGCCTTCCAGGATTACCTCTCCATATTTTCTTACATAGCCAAATGTATTTGTACTCACATTTTCCCACTTTTTCGTACTATCACAGACTTCCACACAGTTGTGGCCAATTTATGGCATGAAATATCGGCTGTCATCTAATTGCCTTTGTGGTGAATAAAATGTGAATGTAAATGTGAAGTCTATTCTCAATCTGATCCATATTTACTTGAGAATAGTGTAAGGCAAacagaaatgcatttcaagaaatTCATAGTTAACAGTCTGCCCAATCAGAGTCTTAGGATCTGCGTCAACATGAATGATGCCTTGCCACATTTTTAAAGAGGTATGCATCAGGCTACACTGTGGTCTTTTTGCAAAAGTATTAATAAGATCAAATTTAAAATTTGGATTCTTACTGCTAATTTAAAAACGTGAACCCCTTAACCATTATTTTAAATGCTTAAAGTTAACTAGTATATTTGAAAAGATTGCAGATGTTGTGTTAATTCCTCTTCTGTTTTAGAGTACTAAAAATGGTGAATTTGGATTCaccaaattttttaattttatgtgagTTCCAGTCAGTTTTCATGTTTAGGTATGTCTAAAACTGCTGCCACTAGTGTCCTGTTTCAGTTTAAATGAATCAGTTTAAAGTGTGTTGGTGGAAATAGATGTGGGCTGACAGTGTGAAACAACTTAGGTTGTGTTTCTTTcagataattatttttttctttttatttgcatgCAGGTCTCTCGTCTGTCCTACCCAGGGTGTTGGAAATGTTTCTAATGACTTGACGTTGGCCCAGGAGTCACCCCATCATTCTACACCAGCGGTTGATGTAGCATCACGCCTGTCAAGTGATGAGGGGGAGAATGAAGAGGAACCAACCGAAAAGCTTGACTGCCACTATTCAGGATATCATCCTCGGCCCGCAGCGGTAAGGGATTTGAATTATTTAGCAGGGGTAGAAAAGGTCCATTTTGttaatttccaaaatattttattagcaCAGCATATGCTGATGCTCAAAGAGGCTAGTTTGTTGGGTTCTTGCACATGCAGCTGAGATTGCCTTGTGTAATGTCTGAACTCTCATGTTAATATAAGCAACTGAAGTCcacaagacaaaaaaatcaatgaattGACGGGAAACTTTTTGAACTTATACAACCATGTAAGCATTCATTCCATCAAGGTTTTACATTATAGAACATTACGTATCGTAGCTGTtggctttaatattttttttagtttttatttttatatttttgagtgAAAGTGAATGACTAATGTAGCCCTCTTAAATGATTAGTAGCatggaatttaaaaatgaagttacTACAGAGACGGACTGCTAGAAATTTAGTCAATCTTTATAAAACAGTTTTGTCAAATGTTGCTACTTGAGATGAAAAATGGAGTGAGGTTTGTTGCTATagaatttctgtatttttctagGCAGCACATGCATGTACAGTAGGATTCTGACATGAATTATATTTCTCAGTCTACATTGGTTACTACGAAACTGAAGTCTTGGtctattattttttgatttgccTTATGGTGTACACGGTTACTGCCAAAACTGTATACCAGAAATCCAGTCGTTCAGAAGAAATTGAGAACCAGGTACTGGTAAGGTGGTATTTTGTTTCATTGATGAAAAGTAATCATATGTGTCTCCCTTCCCAGCATTTGATTGCAGTAATCTGTGTTTAGTGACTCCTATAAGAATGGGATCAAGACATTGAAGGATTTTTGAGGCATGTGTACAAAACAACTCATCCATTGAATGAGTGGACAGGTGAAAAGGTCTGTGTTCACAACCAAAGATGAGTAGAAAGCACTCTAGAACACAATTTGTAAGAGTGCACTGTACACACTTCAGTAAACTTAGACTTTCTAAAATTACCCAGGATTGCACTAGACGCACTTAGCTTCTTGAGGCTTCATTAACCATATGTTTTGGCTCTATTCTCAACTCAGAATGTactcatctattttttttttactgtactgtCAGATGCTCAAGGCCCTCATGCTTCTATCACCCTCTTTCAGGTTATCCTACATAATACACACCCCTTCTTTTGCCTTGGTATTTGTTCTGGTGGGGATTAaggagtttgtttgtttttatttatcctttttcTAGTTCTGCACTTTTGGAAGCCGACAAATTGGGAGAGGATGTTATGTCTTTGACAGACGGTGGGAGCGAATTCGCTGTGCACTTAATTCAATGGTGGACAAGTATGTTAATTCTCAAATGTGGAAGTGAGTTGTCAAATGgagcttaaatttttttttttttttaagtatttataaTCTTTTACTAAGTATTAGTACAGTATTTTAGTGCTGAAATTACACCTTTATGTTGAGAAACTCTTGTTCTCATTCActcatttattataatttatttttaatgtatggtaTACGTTATAGTGGTTAATTTGATTTGAAATGTTTTAGATAGTAATTATTTTACCTTCAGtaatgaattttcttgcttttgttttttttctgtagaaaAATTCCTCCGGCTTCAGAGAACAGTATGTCAACACCAGCACCACACAGGACAAGCACAAACTCTTTGCCTATGTTGCACTGCAGTGTGAATGCCACTGGATATTTGTGCTCCAGCCCAGTAATGTCTCCTCCAGTGCTGGTGTCTCCACCTTACACACAAGCTTGTGACAACAAATCAATTTTGTCTTATGGGACTACTTTAAATGCCCATAGTTCCCCTATGGGCTCTTCAGAGCAGACTGTCTATACTTTGCATTCAAGGCAAGTGTCTTCATCGCCCCAAATGCCTTCAGGACATTCAGCAGTAACTTCCTCAGTATCCAGCAAACCTCAGAAATCCAAATCCAGCAGCAAGTCTTTTCGATCGAAGGAGTCCCCTGCCACAGTCACAAACTGTAATAGTAACAGCTCTGCAAAGAAGAGGAAAAGCGGCTCCCCTCTCCCAGCTTATTCATCTTCCCATTCTGTTGAGACAGCGTCATACAGAAAAAACTGTGCTTTGAACTCTGGTGGCTCAGGGAGTTCTTATCACTCTTTTGTGCCCTCGTCTGCACACAGCAGTGTTCACAATGCCAGCCTCAACTGTACTAATAAAACAAACTCACTTGGCCTCAGACATGATCAATCAGGGAGGGGCCCTCCGTCAGGAAGCCCTGCAGAATCAATAAAACGTATGAGCGTAGTCATGAACAGCAGTGACTCCACTCTTTCTCTTGGACCTTTTGTTCACCAGTCTGTTGAGCAAAGCATGAACTCTCATGCCAACTTTTCTCACTCGCATGTTCCCATAGACAAGTTGGAAGGTAAAAAGCGGAAAGGGTCTCCGGCCTCCAGCAGTATAAACAGCACCAGACCTACCAAGATGGCCAGATCACCCACAGTAAACAACATCCACACAAAGCACACCCGTGCCATCCCAGGAACACAGGGTCTTCCAAGCAATTCACTTTTGCAGCAGGTATGCATGTTCTACTTCACAATCTAGTAGctgaattttgtttctgtttgctttaatttgtaCAGCACCAGCAAACCTAatgaaaagtgtttaaaattatgaagagatttaATGCAGTGGATCTCAgatatttaaagtaaattctttaACAAGCACATGAGGACTGTGGGACTGACTTtacacaaatgttacaaaattttTCCTCACATAAAGATCCACAGACCTATGAAATAAGTGACCATAGGTGAACCAAGTAGTGTTGTACAAAGTGAGACATTAGGGATCGGCACGACTCACCTTGATGAATTTTATGTACGTTTTAGGGGAATGTGATTGGTGAGCTTGTTTGGCTGAATGACCTGTACTCATCCCAACTGTTCAACAGAGGAAAAAACCTTGGCACTGTGGACTTGCTTGCAGATAGGACCCGAGTGTCTTTAAACTAGTATTTAGGAAGAAGCACTTTCCTagaagattcttttttttttttttttaacattttttaattccaaattttctttttcagaataataataaaatgtgaatctcATAACAGTTTAAACAGAGTGTACCTATTTAATTTGACTAACCTCCCTGTTTTTAAACGGTGAAAATGGCCAAGTttgtatttgcatacagtttcatGAAAACGAACACTAAAACAAATTTAGGTGACAATTTCACAAatgtaatgcgggcgttgcatcggtctgtcgtggtgaaaaaggaagcTGAGCCGCAagggcgaagctctcaatttaccagtcgatctatgttcctaccctcgacctatggtcatgagctatgggtagtgaccgaaagaacgagatcgcgaatacaaagcggctgaaatgagtttcctccgcagggtggtctgggctttcccttaaagatagggttgagaagctcagtcatctaggaggagctcagagtagagcccgCTGCTCCTCCgccatcgagaggagtcagatgaggtggctcgggcatctgatcaggatgcctcctgaacgtctccctggtgaggtgttccgggcacgtccaaccaggaggaggccccggggaagacccaggacacgttggagggactatgtctctcgactggcctgggaacgccttgggattctcccggaagagctagaagaagtggccgggggagagggaagtgctgggcatctctgctcaagctgctgcccccgcgacccgaccttggataagcgggagacgatggatggatttCACAAATGGGGAAACACAAGACTGAGTTATTACAAGGAGTACTGCTCCCTATAATGACTCGTTCTCACTTCC includes:
- the LOC114668300 gene encoding ataxin-7 isoform X1; translated protein: MSERADDDVRGEQRRAARQLKQQQQLQQGEGSTAMATVGERRALPSPEILLGQPWSSWVDASKQHGSDGAEPEESLKEWAKNREAMRLCREDMPIFGHCPAQDDFYLVMCNHCNQVVKPQAFQAHYERRHSSSSNPPLTPTPTSAYSLASTLPKRTISSYSTSRPPAGNSSSTNSKSSKFPKEKLHGNSGSNRPMHLQHTERIMTPPVKAEKMHQNPKVDGTSLKTVPGSTVSSSIKPGLNCPSIPKPPMLSPGQIPNGKGPLSTPDKKQDDNASSKKQLYKRLPEREFNPDIHCGVVDQETRKTCTRSLTCKAHSLSQRRAVLGRRKRFDLLLAEHKSKTRDKDPHRASEHAPPATPLREPHPPTSRATLDMHPNSHGSASESKLSTPNKPRPHNPSLPRSLVCPTQGVGNVSNDLTLAQESPHHSTPAVDVASRLSSDEGENEEEPTEKLDCHYSGYHPRPAAFCTFGSRQIGRGCYVFDRRWERIRCALNSMVDKYVNSQMWKKIPPASENSMSTPAPHRTSTNSLPMLHCSVNATGYLCSSPVMSPPVLVSPPYTQACDNKSILSYGTTLNAHSSPMGSSEQTVYTLHSRQVSSSPQMPSGHSAVTSSVSSKPQKSKSSSKSFRSKESPATVTNCNSNSSAKKRKSGSPLPAYSSSHSVETASYRKNCALNSGGSGSSYHSFVPSSAHSSVHNASLNCTNKTNSLGLRHDQSGRGPPSGSPAESIKRMSVVMNSSDSTLSLGPFVHQSVEQSMNSHANFSHSHVPIDKLEGKKRKGSPASSSINSTRPTKMARSPTVNNIHTKHTRAIPGTQGLPSNSLLQQPKARP
- the LOC114668300 gene encoding ataxin-7 isoform X2 encodes the protein MEFAEERRHSSSSNPPLTPTPTSAYSLASTLPKRTISSYSTSRPPAGNSSSTNSKSSKFPKEKLHGNSGSNRPMHLQHTERIMTPPVKAEKMHQNPKVDGTSLKTVPGSTVSSSIKPGLNCPSIPKPPMLSPGQIPNGKGPLSTPDKKQDDNASSKKQLYKRLPEREFNPDIHCGVVDQETRKTCTRSLTCKAHSLSQRRAVLGRRKRFDLLLAEHKSKTRDKDPHRASEHAPPATPLREPHPPTSRATLDMHPNSHGSASESKLSTPNKPRPHNPSLPRSLVCPTQGVGNVSNDLTLAQESPHHSTPAVDVASRLSSDEGENEEEPTEKLDCHYSGYHPRPAAFCTFGSRQIGRGCYVFDRRWERIRCALNSMVDKYVNSQMWKKIPPASENSMSTPAPHRTSTNSLPMLHCSVNATGYLCSSPVMSPPVLVSPPYTQACDNKSILSYGTTLNAHSSPMGSSEQTVYTLHSRQVSSSPQMPSGHSAVTSSVSSKPQKSKSSSKSFRSKESPATVTNCNSNSSAKKRKSGSPLPAYSSSHSVETASYRKNCALNSGGSGSSYHSFVPSSAHSSVHNASLNCTNKTNSLGLRHDQSGRGPPSGSPAESIKRMSVVMNSSDSTLSLGPFVHQSVEQSMNSHANFSHSHVPIDKLEGKKRKGSPASSSINSTRPTKMARSPTVNNIHTKHTRAIPGTQGLPSNSLLQQPKARP